From Motacilla alba alba isolate MOTALB_02 chromosome 4A, Motacilla_alba_V1.0_pri, whole genome shotgun sequence, one genomic window encodes:
- the C4AH8orf48 gene encoding uncharacterized protein C8orf48 homolog, with protein MAAAPAESSRSHRKGLEWSQSHSSSALDYSGDTFESFSEEESEAPGSWCSTEDLEGPAVSEALESSSSLAGQSAVEEEFEAVDPAAAERAAIGKWIDAMGKWIDLNNKDTAIRPDKSVIRTPAGAAEVSQGELGALRCFCSRRISRMQRQQAQKGRMLHWGGPARQTETGDSCAVPAPLMNRILLENTREAVKQVTEAEIHEVSTCPDCQQKEAELAKVAFLRQKKTLLEGALIQEKLEEQFYSRDMLTLLGEALRSFPKPSEDPRDLWQRLKGQEWKD; from the exons atggcagctgccccagcagagagctccaggagccacAGGAAGGGGCTGGAGTGGAGCCAGagtcacagcagctctgccttggacTATTCAGGAGACACCTTTGAGTCCTTCAGCGAGGAGGAGAGTGAAGCACCTGGATCCTGGTGTTCCACAGAGGATTTGGAGGGGCCAGCTGTGTCAGAGGCTTTGGAAAGCTCATCATCACTGGCAGGCCAGAGTGCTGTAG AGGAGGAGTTTGAAGCAGTGGATCCTGCAGCTGCGGAAAGAGCTGCCATAGGAAAATGGATTGATGCCATGGGAAAATGGATTGATCTGAACAATAAAGACACTGCGATTAGGCCAGACAAATCTGTCATCAGAACTCCTGCTG gagctgctgaggtctcccagggagagctgggtgCTCTCAGgtgtttctgcagcaggaggatCAGCAGGATGCAGCggcagcaggcacagaagggcaggatgctgcactggggagGCCCAGCAAGGCAAACTGAGACAGGAGAttcctgtgctgttcctgcCCCGCTGATGAACAGGATCCTGCTGGAAAACACCAGGGAGGCTGTGAAACAG GTGACAGAAGCTGAAATCCATGAGGTTTCAACCTGTCCTGACTGCCAGcagaaggaagcagagctggccaAGGTTGCCTTTCTCAGGCAAAAAAAGACTCTGCTGGAAGGTGCTTTAATCCAAGAGAAATTGGAAGAACAGTTTTACTCCAGG GACATGCTCACACTTCTAGGAGAAGCACTCAGAAGCTTTCCCAAACCTTCAGAAGATCCCAGGGATTTGTGGCAAAGGCTGAAGGGTCAGGAGTGGAAAGACTGA